One Shewanella sp. MR-4 DNA window includes the following coding sequences:
- the pyrC gene encoding dihydroorotase, whose translation MTTLTITRPDDWHIHLRDGAQLKDTVRDISRYMGRAIVMPNLVPPAIDTETALAYYDRIKAQVPAGSQFEPLMVLYLTDKTSPEEIRKAKASGKIVAAKLYPAGATTNSDSGVTDLKNIYPALEAMQEVGMLFLVHGEVTDSSIDIFDRERVFIENILSKIVADFPKLKIVLEHITTKDAVDFVTQASDNVAATITAHHLLYNRNHMLAGGIRPHFYCLPILKRNTHQQALLGAAASGNKKFFLGTDSAPHAKDRKEAACGCAGSYTAHAAIELYAEAFESVNALDKLEAFASFNGPDFYNLPRNSDTITLVKKSWDVPVSYPLGDNNVVPIRAGEQIDWQVE comes from the coding sequence ATGACAACACTCACTATTACTCGTCCTGACGACTGGCACATTCACCTAAGAGACGGCGCACAATTAAAAGACACGGTTCGCGATATCAGCCGCTATATGGGCCGCGCTATCGTGATGCCTAATCTGGTTCCTCCCGCTATCGATACCGAAACCGCCTTGGCTTATTACGATCGTATCAAGGCACAAGTGCCAGCCGGCTCGCAATTTGAACCCTTAATGGTGTTGTACCTCACCGACAAAACCAGCCCAGAAGAAATCCGTAAAGCCAAAGCCTCGGGCAAAATCGTTGCCGCTAAACTCTACCCAGCAGGCGCGACCACCAACTCGGATTCTGGCGTGACCGATTTGAAGAACATCTACCCCGCCCTCGAAGCGATGCAGGAAGTGGGCATGTTGTTCCTAGTGCATGGTGAAGTGACTGATTCATCGATTGATATTTTCGACCGCGAGCGCGTGTTTATTGAGAATATCCTCAGCAAGATCGTGGCCGATTTCCCTAAGCTTAAAATCGTTCTCGAACATATCACCACTAAGGATGCGGTCGATTTTGTGACTCAAGCGTCTGACAACGTGGCCGCCACGATCACCGCGCACCACTTGCTCTATAACCGCAACCATATGTTAGCTGGCGGTATTCGTCCGCACTTCTATTGCCTGCCGATTTTAAAGCGCAATACCCACCAGCAAGCGCTGTTAGGCGCCGCGGCCAGTGGCAATAAGAAGTTCTTCCTCGGTACCGACTCAGCGCCACACGCTAAAGATCGTAAAGAGGCCGCCTGTGGCTGCGCGGGTTCTTATACTGCCCATGCGGCCATTGAGCTGTACGCCGAAGCCTTTGAATCGGTCAATGCGCTGGATAAATTAGAAGCCTTTGCCAGCTTCAACGGCCCAGATTTTTACAATCTGCCTCGCAACAGCGATACCATCACTCTAGTGAAAAAATCTTGGGATGTGCCCGTCAGTTACCCACTTGGCGACAACAACGTTGTGCCAATTCGCGCTGGCGAACAAATCGATTGGCAGGTCGAATAA